The genomic region CAAATCGATTACGTACAGGAACAATGACTGAAGAAGACTGGAATCGTTTTACCGTTGCAGTTGGTAAGCTATCACGAACTAAAATTTTTATAGATGACACACCAGGTATTCGTATTACAGATATACGTTCTAAATGTCGTCGTCTCAAGCAAGAGCATGGACTCGACATGATTGTGATAGACTACTTACAGTTAATACAAGGGAGTGGCTCTCGTTTTTCTGATAACCGTCAACAAGAAGTGTCTGAAATTTCTAGAATGCTCAAAGCGATTGCACGTGAACTGGAATGTCCGGTTATTGCATTGAGTCAGTTATCACGTGGTGTTGAACAACGTCAAGACAAGCGTCCAATGATGAGTGATATACGTGAATCAGGATCCATTGAGCAAGATGCGGATATCGTTGCATTCCTATATCGCGATGATTACTACAATCGTGGCGGTGACGAAGATGACGATGAGGATGGTGGTTTTGAACCGCAAACGAATGATGAGAATGGCGAAATTGAAATCATCATCGCTAAACAGCGTAACGGTCCAACAGGCACAGTGAAACTCCATTTTATGAAGCAATATAATAAATTCACGGATATTGATTATGCTCATGCAGATATGATGTAAAAAATTAATAAGTCTAAAAACCGTACATTTTAAAAGTTTTGATTTAAAATGTGCGGTTTTTAAATTAGTTTTGATAGCTTTTATATGCTTAAGTATGTTTTTTAAAGGTGTTATAAAATCAATAAAAAGTCTATAAAAGCTGGTGTTATCAGTGTTAAGACCTATTTTAAAAACTTAAAATATAAAGAATGGGTGATAAATATAATGTTCGTTTTTTTAGTTGCAATCATGTAATGGTACTGGTAAAATACACTTTGGTTAATTGAGAAAACTTGGAGGTGCTCTTATGTCATCAATCGTAGTTGTTGGGACACAATGGGGAGACGAAGGAAAAGGTAAGATTACAGACTTTTTAGCAGAACAAGCAGATGTGATTACACGTTTTTCAGGTGGTAATAATGCAGGCCATACTATTAAATTTAACGGTGAAACATATAAGCTACACCTTGTACCATCTGGTATTTTTTACAAAGATAAATTAGCAGTCATTGGTAATGGCGTGGTTGTAGATCCAGTTGCATTATTGAAAGAGTTAGATGGATTAAACGAACGTGGTATTACAACAGATAACTTACGTATTTCTAATCGTGCTCACGTCATTTTACCATATCACCTTAAACAAGATGAATTTGAAGAAGAACGTCGCGGTGAAAATAAAATTGGTACAACGAAAAAAGGAATTGGTCCAGCATACGTTGATAAAGCACAAAGAATCGGAATTCGTATTGCGGATTTATTAGACAGAGACGTATTTGAGCAACGTTTAAAAGAGAATTTAGAATATAAAAATGATTATTTCAAAGGTATGTTTAACCAGCCAGCACCATCGTTTGAAGAAATCTTTGAAACATATTATGCAGCAGGTCAACGTTTGGCGCAATATGTGACTGACACAGCGAAAGTATTAGATGATGCATTTGTTGCAGATGAGCGCGTATTATTTGAAGGAGCGCAAGGTGTAATGCTTGATATTGATCATGGTACATATCCTTTTGTGACATCAAGTAATCCAATCGCAGGTAATGTGACAGTTGGTGCAGGTGTAGGCCCAACTCATGTTTCAAAAGTAGTCGGTGTATGTAAAGCTTATACATCTCGCGTGGGTGATGGTCCATTCCCTACAGAACTGTTTGATGAAGATGGTCATCATATCCGTGAAGTAGGACGAGAGTACGGTACAACAACAGGTCGTCCGCGTCGTGTCGGTTGGTTTGACTCAGTTGTATTACGTCACTCACGTCGCGTAAGTGGTATTACTGATTTATCAATCAATTCAATTGACGTTTTAACTGGATTAGAGACTGTGAAAATTTGTACAGCTTATGAGTTAGACGGCAAGGAGATTACAGAGTATCCTGCCAACTTAAATGATTTAAAACGTTGTAAACCAATTTTCGAAACATTCCCTGGATGGACAGAAGATATTACAAATGTGAAAACAATGGATGAACTGCCAGATAATGCAAGACGTTATTTAGAACGTATTTCAGAATTATGTAATGTGCATATTTCTATTTTTTCAGTAGGTCCAGACCGTAATCAAACAAACATTGTAGAAAATTTATGGGTGTAATTGATAGATAGGTCAGACTTCTGGTAATAGTTCGGGTAGACTCCCTTCTATATCAAAGTTAATAAATACACATAAAGAGCGGCGAAACACTTCGAACTAAGGAGTGCTTCGTCGCTCTTTTATTAATGACTTCAGTCAGTTGAGCACGTAAAACGTGCGAAACAATAAACCACCTGCTATGCGGGTGGGCAACAAAAGTTATACTAAAAAAATCCCTACTTAGCGTTATAATTAAGGTGTTCAAGCCAAATTAATAACGAAAGTAGGGATTTTTTATGGCTAATAAAGCCAAGAGTTTGGCACATACAAAATGGATGTGTAAATACCACATTGTATTTACTCCAAAGTATAGAAGAAAAATCATATACAATCAATACAGACCATCAATTATTGAAATTATAAAGTTATTGTGCAAATACAAAGGTGTGGAGATTATAGAAGGACATATGATGCCAGATCATGTACATCTATTAGTGAGCATCCCACCCAAAATAAGCGTTTCAAGCTTTATGGGGTATTTAAAAGGTAAAAGCGCTTTGATGATATTTGATAGACATGCAAATTTGAAATACAAATTTGGAAATCGTCACTTTTGGGCAGAAGGGTATTATGTAAGTACAGTTGGATTAAATGAAGCCACAATAAAAAAATATATACAGAATCAAGAAAAACACGATAAAGCGATTGATAAGTTGAGCGTAAGAGAATATGAAGACCCTTTTAAGGGTTATTGAAGTTAGTCAAAAGCCTCTTTAGAGGCTAGCTAAAGAGACAATGGCATTTTGGCTTGAGCATGAAATGAAAAAGCCAGCGCCTTTAGACGCTAGCCGGTAAAGCGGGCTTATAGCCCAAGAGCAAACCACCCGTTTTACGGGTGGTCCTGATTAGTGAACATAGGTTTAATGCTTTATTGTGGTTAGTATGGCTACATCATATCTTTTAAGCTTAAGCCTTGCGAGGTATCATGTAGACATACATGATGTGATTGTATTAGTGGATATCACGTTTTTTATGGTTACCCCCACGGACTTCAGAAACGTTACCAATTGATAAAAAGGCACTTTGATCAATATCAGTAACGATATCCTTTAACTTTGCTTCTTCAAGACGTGTGATTACGCAAAAAATAACACGTTTTGTTTCACCTGTGTAGGCGCCTTCTCCATGCAAATATGTCACGCCACGACCTAATCGTGAATTGATGGCTTCACCAATCTCTTTATAGTTGTCGCTAATAATCCATACAGACTTCGATTCATCAAACCCTAATAAAACAGTATCAATCATTTTTGAGGCAATGAAATACGATACAACACTAAATAAAGCACTTTCCCACGTAAAAACAAAACCAGCAACTGTAAAAATAAAAAAGTTAATAATCATCACAATTTCACCAACTGAAAATGGTAAGCGTGATTGAACGAGAATAGACAATATTTCAGTGCCGTCTAACGAACCACCGTATCGCAATACCATACCAACACCAATACCTAGAATAGCACCACCAAAAATGGTAACTAAAAATTTTTCATCAATAACAGGTGGAATGGGATGGAGCAATGCTGTTCCAATTGATAAAACAGTAATAGCATAAAGTGTTGAAATCGCAAAAGTTTTACCAATTTGTTTATAACCGAGAAAGAAAAACGGTAAATTGAGAATAAAGATAAAGATACCTAACTTCCATCCTAGAAGATGCGATAGGATGATTGAGATTCCGACAATACCGCCATCGAGAAGCTGATTAGGTACTAAAAATAACTCTAATGCAGCCGCCATTAACAAAGACCCTAGTGTAATAAAAAAGAAGCGAGATAAAAATTGTTTCATCTTACGAGGCTTTTCAGGCTTATAAGATACATCCGAATTTGCTTGTGATATCATATGTTGTCCCCCTTTAAACTTCCTATGAAAAATTATACAAAAAAAATCGAAAAAAATCTTGTCAACGTGATTTGATGATGCTATAATAATTTTTGTGTTCAAGAGAGGCTCCTTGGTCAAGCGGTTAAGACACCGCCCTTTCACGGCGGTAACACGGGTTCGAGTCCCGTAGGAGTCACCATTATATTTAGGTCCCGTAGTGGAGCGGTTTAACACGCCTGCCTGTCACGCAGGAGATCGCGGGTTCGATTCCCGTCGGGACCGCTACTTAAGCGACAAAATCATGTTGAATGATTTTGTCGCTTTTTTATATAAAAAGGGAAGGAATATAAGCCTTAGTAATCGAAAAATTTCGAAGTTTTACCATTAATTAAATGATACAAAAGTGTATATTAATAGTGAATGATTACATGCATAAGCGAAGTGATATCATACAAAGTTTTATCATAAAACGAAGCGCTAAGACGCATTTTAATTAAAAATCATCTTAGCGCTATTTATTTTGGAATTGATGTCCCAGTCTCCAGAAAAGGTAATGCGCAAACTCAAAGCGCAATCTCAACAACCTTATATAATAGCTAACATTTTTTCTAGGCTTCGTTTTGCATAAAATGCTGTTTCATCATCGATTTTAATGATATTGTCATGTTGATTGTTTACAATTTTATCGAGACACCAAGCAAGATGGGGGAGGTCTATCCGATTCATTGTTAAACATGAGCACATTAATGGATTAAGCGATTCGATTTCAATATGTGTATAGGTTGCTTTTAAGCGATTGACTAAGTTCATTTCTGTTCCTATGCGCCATCGTGAGCCTTTGGGAGCATTTTTGATGGTTTCGATAATATAACGCGTAGAACCGGCATAATCAGATGCTTGCACGACATCAAAAGTACATTCTGGATGAACGATAACATTAATGTCAGGATCTTTTTCGCGTGCGATTTCAATATGTGATTTATGAAACTTTTCATGTACGGAACAATGGCCTTTCCACAAAATTATACGTAATGCTTCGAAATTTCCATCATATTCCAACCTTTTTTGGATAGGATCCCATATTGCCATCTGTTCTAAAGGAACGCCAAGCTCATATGCGGTATTGCGCCCTAAATGTTGATCGGGTAAGAATAAAATCGTTTTCTGTTGTTCAAGTGCCCAAGTGACGACAGCTTTGGCATTGCCACTTGTTAAACATGTTCCATCATGTTGACCAACATATTTTTTTATCGCTGCTGTTGAGTTTACATATGTTAATGGCAAAATATCAAAGTGATACGTATGAGTCAATACGTCATGACAGTGCAAAACTTGGGTAATATTGGCCATGTCAGCCATTGAACAACCAGCTGTTAAATCAGGCAAATAAATGGTCTGATGATGATCTGTTAAAATATCTGCTGTTTCAGCCATGAAGTGAACCCCATTAAAGACAAAATATTCGGCGTCTTGATTTTCTTTACAAATACGCGCAAGTTCTAAAGAATCGCCTGTAATATCTGCAAATTGAACAACTTCATCTTTTTGATAATGGTGCGTTGGCATGAAAAGACGGTTCCCTAGTTCATCTTTGATACGTTGAATATGTTGTTCCAAGTCTGTTTGAGACATTTTGAGATAGCGATCGGGTATTGATTGAATGGTAGTTTGGATAGGGTTAAACATTTACATCACAACCTTTGCTGAAATATCGAGTGCTTTTTGACCGTAAAATAAAGCGCCCACTGAAATAAAGTCTACGCCTGTCGATGCATAAGCTTCTATATTAGTAGTATTAATATTGCCAGATGCTTCAGTTTGAATCGTATCAGGAACGAGATGGATATGTGATTGAATCCATTCTGGGGTTTGATTGTCGAACATAATGATGTCTACATTTGATCGAATAGCAGCTTGGAGCATAGATTCATTTTCAATCTCGATTTCGATTTTATCCATAGGACCTAGAAAAGATTTGGCTTTTTCGATTGCGTTTTCTACTGATGCGCTATACGCAATATGATTATCTTTCAGCATCAACCCATCATTGAGTGAACGGCGGTGATTGTAGCCTCCTCCAACAGTGACGGCGTACTTTTCAAATATTGCAAGCCCTGGTGTGGTTTTACGTGTGTCCACAAGACGCGTTGTAGTATGAGCAATCTTAGTTGCTAAGTCGTGTGTTGCAGATGCAATTCCAGACATACGTTGGATTAGATTCAGTACAATGCGTTCCATCGTTAACAATACATGGACTGGTGCATTAATAGTGGCGATAACTGTACCTGGCATAATAGTACTACCATCGTCTATTTTCATATCAATTGTAGCGTTAGGCTCTAACAAGCGAAATCCTTCTTCGATAACGGCAGTACCGCAAAAAACACCTGTATCTTTGGATAATAAGGTTAAAGTGCCAGTGTGTTGCTGATCAAAAATACGTGATGCAAGGTCGCCTTGTTGGTTATCTTCTATGTAAAACTGTCGAAGTTTCTCTCTGACGAGTAATCGATTGAACATCTTTATTGCCTCCATTATATATTTCTGTTATCTGGTACGTATCATCTTGATTTGGATAGTCGATTCGATAATGTACACCACGTGACGCTTGATGCTTTAGAGCGGCATGCGCTACTATTTGTAATAGTTTGAGCGTGCAGTAATGTTGCCAATTGTCTAGTGTGAGGGTAGTCGTCATAGATGCACATTTCAGGGCCGAATCTATTTGAGAGATAAAAATCGCTATATCTTTGCCGTTTCTTTCAACGCCTAAAATTGAACTACTCTGATTTTGCAATATTTGGACGGTTTGGGCATCTACTTTCGGAATTACTAACGGTTCATAGTGCACTTTTGTTTGAATAGGGTTCAAGTGACTTTGTATATATTTAGCGCATTGAACGCCCATCACCAAACCTTCAAGCAAAGAATTACTCGCTAAACGATTAGCCCCATGAAAATGAGTGCATGCCGCTTCACCAATAGCAAAAAATCGTGACAATTGTGTGCGTCCATTCATAGAAGCTTTGATACCGCCAATTGTGTAGTGAGCCCCGAGCGTGACAGGGATACGTTGTGTTATAAAGATGGACGGATCATAGGCTTTGATGGACTTTGCAATGGTAGGAAAACGTTCGGTGAAGTGGTGAACTTGACTGATGTCTAAATAACATTGATGACCTTGCTTTTGTTGATGAAAGATAGCACGACTTGTGATGTCTCTTGGCGCAAGACTCTTTAAAGGATGTACAGAGTCCATAAAAGGTATGTCATGCTCGTTAACTAACATAGCTCCTGCTCCACGAACTGCTTCAGACACCAATCCATATGCACGTTGCGGTGTGCCAAGCAATGTCGGATGAAACTGTATCATTTCCATATTTTGAAGTGGCACACGATGATGAAAGGCAAGGATAGCACCTGTTGATATCGATGTTCTTTGATTTGAACTCGGTGTAAACAAATTACTGATGCCACCTGTTGCACAAACGACAGCATCGCCTTCAATGAGACGCTTTTCGCCATGATGATTGAGTGCGACAACGCCGCAGACTTCTTGATGTTCATTTCGGATGAGGTCAACTACTTCCATATTTTCAATAAGTGTTAAGTTATCAGTGTATAAATGTGATGCGAGATGTTTGGCAATTATACGGCCGGTTTGATCACCGCCAGCGTGTAAGATTCGGGCATGACTATGGGCACCTTCCATCCCATATAGCAAATCGCCTTGAGTGTTGCAATCAAAAGGGAGACCTTCGTCAATTAACTGTTGAATAATTGCATCACTCTCTGATATAAACGATCGAATGACTGCAAGATCTCCAGAATGAACGCCTGCATGATAGGTATCATCAATGTGACTTTGTCCTTGATCCTCTTCATATTTCGAAAAACATATGCCACCTTGTGCATCATAGCTATTATTGTCGTTAAGTTTATTTTGGGTAATACATGTGATTTGAATATCATGGTTTAACTGCCGCATCAATGCTAAAGCAGCTATGCCACTGCCAATGACGATAACGTGCATTGTTTACACCTCTATTTACATTAGTATTTACAATTATGTTAACATTAAAGTACACAATGATTCTGACATAGATAAAACATAAATGCAAGAGGGGATAACGCACATGATTTATTTGGATAATGCAGCGACAACACAACCGACAAAACGTGCCTTAGAAATATATCAACAAGCTCAACACCAGTTGTTTTATAATAGTGAGAGTTTACATATAGGTGGGGAAAAAGTTAAAAATGCACTAACGCAAGCACGTACATTTGTACAACAATATTTTCAATCTACAAAAGAAGTTTTATTTGGAACGAGTGGTTCTCATGTCAATGAAATCGCGATACATCTCTATTTAAAACATCAAACTTCAGGACAAGTATGGGTGTCACCTTATGAACATCCTTCTATTACAGCAGCACTTGAAGCATATCGAGATAGACTAGAGATTCAAACGATACCCCTAACTGAAATGGGAGAAATTGATATACCGACATTTCAAACGCTTGTAACAGAGCAAACTGTACTCATCATCACTCAGCATGTTAACTCTGAAACAGGATACATCTTACCGATTCAGCAGATTGCCCAAATCGCCAAACAATGGAATATTCCATTTCATGTAGATGGGGTACAAGCTGTGCATAAAGTTCCGTCGATTTCCATTGATAGTTTTACTTCATATAGTTTTTCAGGACATAAAATTCATGGAACTAAGGGAAGCGGTGTACTGATGATAGATTACGCCTATATCCATCCATATAATGCGCATTATTTTCATGAACAAGGTGTTAGAAATGGCACAATGGATGTTCCTAGTATTTTGGCTACAGTTCAAGCCCTTTCAGAACCGAGTGACTATAATCATTTGCAGCGCTTATATCAACATGCTGTTCAAAGAGCAACAGAGTTAGAGTTTCGCATCTTAAAATATAACGCTCAAGCACCGCACATTCTCGGACTGATTACGCCTAAATATGAAGGACAATATATGATGCAAATGTTATCAAATCGAAACATTTGTATCTCTACAGGGACAGCCTGTGGTCATGGTATACTGATGAGTAATGGTGTTACACAAAAGATAAAAGCTTCTGATGGAGAAGTTTATCAGTATATTAGGGTGTCATTTGCATCATTTACGACTCTTGAAGAGATTGATACGTGTTTTGATGTCATGGCAAATATCCTATATGAAGGAGGTTCTCAATGAACTCAGCAGACGAGAGAAGAATGAAAATGATTCGATGTCTTGAAGAATCAGATCAGCCTATCAAAGGCTACGAATTGAGCAGTTTATTTGGTGTTTCAAGACAAGTAATAGTCAAAGATATCTCATATCTTAAAACACAAAATTATTCAATATTTTCATCTAGTAAGGGGTACTACATGAACCCTGAACCACAAGGGAAACCCTACAAACGCATAATTATGTGTCAGCATGAAAAATGGGAAATAGAAGAGGAATTGACGACTATTATTGAAAACGGTGCGATGATTGATAACGTTTCAGTCGAGCATCCGGTGTATGGAACATTACAAGCAGAGCTTATGATTGAGACAATGACGCACGTTCGTACTTTTGTAGATAACATGAACAAATATCAAGGGACAATGCTTGCGAAACTGACAGATATGATTCACCTGCATACCATATCAGCAGACTCTGAAAAAATGCTTGATAATGCGATCAAAGATTTGGAAGATAAAGGTTTCTTAGTGGACATCGAAGAGAAAAATAAATGAAATGTAAATACTATTAAAATGGGAAGTTAACCTATTAATATGTTTTAAAGTTGAAATAGTAGAGGTGTATCATGAATGGAACAAACGGATGAACTACGTGTAGCGGTGGCGGCGATGATTTTAAATGATGACAACCAAGTGCTCCTTCAACATCGTAAGGATGTGGAAAAGTGGGGTGTCTTATCAGGTCATGTCGAGATGGGCGAAACAGTTTCAGAAGCAATGATTCGTGAAGCTAAAGAAGAGGCGAATATTGATATACAAATCGACCATTTAATTGGTGTATATTCTGAACCAGAGTCCCAAACTTTCAAATACCCAGACGGTAAAATCGAACAGTTTGTGACTATTTATTTTTTAGCAACGGTTACTGGAGGGACACTCAAAAGTAATCCAGATGAATCTTTAGCATTTCAATATTTTGATGTTGATGAATTACCTACACCATTACTCAATATGCATCCAAAATGGTTAGAAGATGCGCTCGCCTTAAAAAAGGAAGCTTTTATACGATAAAGATTTCCTGGGAAATGAACGATAGTCCGGACTTAGCGGTATTTTCTTCTAAGAAATGAGGAAGCTTTATCAAACGATAGCGTGTGATAAAATTTTAGACCGTAAAATAATGTAAACAGGCTATCATTGATTTAGAAAAGCCACATACTCAAATTAAAAGTAAGGATTACAATTTGGCGTTATATCTGGGTCATTGTCAGCTTGGATGTGATACTAAATCGCTTTGATAGATTGACGCATGTTTCTATCGTGCAACAGTGAAATGATAGAATTCATTTGTTTTTAATGATACATTATAAGGTATAGGAATGTGCCAATTTGGCAACGTAACGTATTGTATTATTTTAGAAATGGGGTCATGTCGAATGGCAAGAAAAATTGTCGTAGTTGATGATGAGAAACCGATTGCAGATATATTAGAATTCAATTTAAAAAAAGAAGGCTATGATGTATTTGTAGCTTATGATGGTAATGATGCGGTAGATTTAATTTATGAAAAAGAACCGGATATCGTATTATTAGATATTATGCTACCAGGTCAAGATGGTATGGAAGTCTGTCGTGAAGTCCGTAAGAAGTATGATATGCCAATTATTATGCTTACTGCTAAAGATTCAGAGATTGACAAAGTGCTCGGTCTTGAACTGGGTGCAGATGATTATGTGACAAAGCCTTTTAGTACACGTGAGCTAATCGCTCGTGTTAAGGCTAACTTACGTCGACATTATGCACAACCAACTCCAGAAGAAACAACACAATCGAATGAAATTAAAATTAAAGATATTGTGATTTATCCAGATGCCTATTCAATCAAAAAGCGCGGTGAAGATATTGATCTGACACACCGTGAGTTTGAGCTTTTCCATTATTTATCTCGTCATATGGGACAAGTAATGACGCGTGAACATTTATTACAAACAGTATGGGGATATGATTATTTCGGTGACGTCCGAACAGTTGACGTAACCATCCGTCGATTGCGTGAGAAAATTGAAGATGATCCATCTCATCCGGACTATATTGTTACTCGACGTGGCGTTGGATATTTTCTCCAGCAACATGATTAGAGGGTTGTATCTATGAAATGGTTAAAACAGTTTCAATCATTACATACGAAACTTGTCATTGTATATGTTTTGCTGATTATCATTGGGATGCAAATTATCGGACTATATTTTACAAACAGTCTTGAAAAAGAAATGACCAACACATTTAAAACGAATATTTCTCAAAATGCAAAACAAATCGAGCTCAGTATCGAAAAAATTTATACAAGTGATACGGCAACTGCGACAAGAGATGTTCAAAATTTATTGAATGAATATGCGAATCGTAATGAGATGATTGAAATCCGATTTATCGATGCAGACCAAGTGATTTTGGCAACATCTAAACAATCGAATCGTCATATTATCAATCAAAAGGCAAATGAAAGTTCAATCCAAAAAGCACTCTCGCTAAAGCAAGAGAACTCAGATACGGTACTTAAAGATTATGGTAAAGGTAAACAACGTGTATGGATTAAAAATATGCCTGTTATTACGAAAGATGGCTTAATTGGCAATATATATATCGAATCAGATATCAATCAAGTATATGACCAATTAAGTGATATTAATCAAATCTTTATCGTCGGTACTGCTATTTCATTGATTATCACGGTCATATTAGGCTTTTTCATTGCCCGCACTATTACAAAACCAATTACAGATATGCGGAACCAGACTGTTGAGATGTCTAAAGGGAACTATACCCAACGCGTCAAAATATACGGTAATGACGAAATCGGTGAACTTGCACTCGCTTTTAATAATTTATCCAAGCGTGTTCAAGAAGCCCAGGCGAATACAGAAAGTGAAAAGAGACGTCTTGATTCTGTTATTACACATATGAGCGATGGCGTTATTGCGACAGATCGTCGAGGCCGTATTCGTATTATTAATGATATGGCACTCAAAATGCTCGGCAAAGCAAAAGAAGACGTGCAAGGCCAACATCTTTTTGACGTTCTC from Staphylococcus felis harbors:
- the walK gene encoding cell wall metabolism sensor histidine kinase WalK, which gives rise to MKWLKQFQSLHTKLVIVYVLLIIIGMQIIGLYFTNSLEKEMTNTFKTNISQNAKQIELSIEKIYTSDTATATRDVQNLLNEYANRNEMIEIRFIDADQVILATSKQSNRHIINQKANESSIQKALSLKQENSDTVLKDYGKGKQRVWIKNMPVITKDGLIGNIYIESDINQVYDQLSDINQIFIVGTAISLIITVILGFFIARTITKPITDMRNQTVEMSKGNYTQRVKIYGNDEIGELALAFNNLSKRVQEAQANTESEKRRLDSVITHMSDGVIATDRRGRIRIINDMALKMLGKAKEDVQGQHLFDVLDVHEEFTLEELNENNDSVLLDINEEEGIIVRANFSTIIQNTGFVTGYIAVLHDVTEQQQIERERREFVANVSHELRTPLTSMNSYIEALEEGAWRDESIAPQFLSVTREETERMIRLVNDLLHLSKMDNESEQITKEIVDFNMFIHKIINRHEMATKDTIFVRDIPREAIFAEIDPDKMTQVFDNVITNAIKYSRGQKRVEFHVKQNTVHKRMTIRIKDNGIGIPINKVDKIFDRFFRVDKARTRKMGGTGLGLAISKEIVEAHKGRIWANSVEGQGTSVFITLPCEVIDEGDWDAD